A stretch of DNA from Myotis daubentonii chromosome 12, mMyoDau2.1, whole genome shotgun sequence:
TACATCCCCATGCCACACTGGtccatgtctttttctttcttttctatttctagaTGGGGGATTGCTGCTTGTCCTTGAGGCCTGACTCGTATGTCGCCCGGTGACCATCATCCTTCACAGCAGACCTGTCACTCCCCTGATACTATATCACCTCTCCTTGTCGTGTTGCCTTCCTTTGCTTGTGTATCTCTCCTGTCTAACTAGGAATGCCTCACCTTTCTTGTTTCTGTGATCCCAGCCCCTAGTACATAGCATTTGctttataaatgtttgttgagtcaATGAACAGAGAAATTATGAGCAGCTGTTTCCTCAACCATCAGTCCTATAATGCTACAGCTGATCCTGTTTTCAGATGAACCTTTGCACCGAATATCCTTTTGTTGAAAAGCAGAAAAGCAGGGGCTGTGTGGGAGGCGGCTCTGCTGGGCAGGGATGTTTCCAGGTACTTGGTGGCACTCTGTGAGGAGTGGGCTGCCAGCTCCCCGGCCAGGCTCCCGTGCCCCCATTATCTTCCCTCTTCTGTGTCAGATCCAAGGAAAGTCAGTCACCACAtgagaacaattttatttttcagtgaaatttatttcagaattattGAAACAGTATCTTACTTCTCATTCACaaatattcctataaaaataatctGAGCTTATTCAGCCTGGTGAAAGGGCTCGATATAAAGACAGCACACTCATCCAAATGACATGGGCTCCTTAGATATTGCAGACTGGGACGGCTGCTTCCTGGCCCCCTTGAGCGAAATTAAATAGACAAAcccataataaataaataaacagatagTTTAAGTGGTTGCTTATTGGAAGCTGGGCGCAAAGGACAGAGGGATTCTGGAACCGAATGTGCAGTGGTTTCTGCCTGGCTGGCTTTGTATGAGCAGAGAGGCGAGAGGGGTGGCTCTGGGAGAAGGGGGCTGCTTCTCCCTAATTAATGTGGGGAAAGCAGCTGGGCATTGACTAGACCACAGTGAAGTGCAGCCCCCTGCCATGTTCAAACCCTTCGGCACCCTTTCTGCAGCCCTCGGATGACAGCACAGGTACAGGCCTCTTCAGTGAGTCAGGATTTCCATGGTGAAGTCAGTTATATCCTGGCCACCTTTAGTACTTCCCAGGAAGACGGGCGTCTGGTCCGCTTGCGAGGTGCTGATGTACCAGTTGGGGTACATGGCAGACTCAAATTCTACCTTGTCCCTGATTTCCTTCTTGTGGAAGATAAATCGCCTGTCTATCTTCTTCTTTGACAGACCGTGGGGGTCAAATGTCTGCAGTGAAACAGAAGGAAGAATTTCTGAGAGGGGAAGGAACAGAGAGACTCTGGGGAGACCGTTCTCTGGGTCAGCGAGAGAGGAAACCGAAGAGCCAGGACCAGAGCCAGGCTCCCGAGGGATCTCTGTGACCCCAACTTTCCATGTGGTGTCTGACGGAGCTCTTATCCTTTTCTAGAACTGAGTGCCAGATGGCAGGGAGCATAATATAGGtgggcattttttaaaagtgaaaattagGTTAAGGCTTCCAGGAGTGCCTCGTTTACAGGGATTTTtgctgtgtggggtgtgtgtgtgtgtgtgtgtgtgtgtgcgtgtttaaattaaatttttgaatGGCCTTGGCTAAAACGACTTCAACTTGGAAATGAAGCTTTAGCTAAGAAATCTGGAAGGTGGGAAGAATTGTGATGTTGGGAGTAGAGTGGAGATGACAGCAGGTGACAACTCTCTTGAATTGATTAACTTCCCAAAGTGTCGTGTATCAAATGGAGCAGCCCTAGCACTGCATCCTCTGTTGGGTGTTGACTGGGCATAATATCATTAGTGAAATGATTTAATTTTCTGCGGTGGAAGTGAAAGCTGCATGCATTTAGCAATTGCATATTTACAGTTCTGCAAATTGTCAAGTAGATCTGCCCCCAGGTTTTCTGGGCGGTGGCGGCGgcagggggttgggaggggagaaGGTGGTTGTCTTGGAAGTCGGTGATGGCTAGGGGTGCTTCAGAGGAGTTGAGAAGGGCCTTTGGCTGCTGGTGCTCACTCACCTCCAGCTGCAGGGTGGGCTTCTTGTCCTTGACCACGCAAGACAGGTACAGGTTCTTTTCCTTGATACCCAAGGCCACGGGTATCTTGTCGATATTCTCGTCTCCTGGCACGAAGCTCATACAGAACACCACTGGAGGAAGAAGCGGGGCCTTGTGCTCAGGGATGCACAGCAGGGTAGGGTTGGCCCAATCACTGGACCCCAAGCCCAAGACTCATCTAATTTAGGCTCTTCTGTAAGAACCTCCCTATGGATTCTCACTGGTTATAGCAGGGTCAGTTGGTTATTCCAGTTTTTCCCAGAGAAGGTCTGGGGACTTCCCAGAGCCTATTACAGTGGCAGGGAAGAGTTAGGgagtctaatttttaaaaattgaaggaaggaaggaagccatcTTGTCATGTGGTGATGGGCCCATCTCACGAGCAGAGCGATTTGATCAATGTGAAAGGCAAGCAAAGAGGTTAAGCTGGCCTCCCGAAAGAAACCAGGCACACATCTATTCCAAGATGTAGAGCAACAAGTGGGAAGAACTTGGGCAAGGTGAGGCTTAGCTGGGACAAGTGGCTGCAAAGACAGACACTCATGTTAATCTTCTTTAGTCACAATGGTTTCACTTGGAGGCCCTAAGGTCATGCTCACAACCCAGTTCTAAAGAAACAGGATTGTTCTGGCCTGGCTGAGAGCAGGATGCTCCCCCCAGGGGTGCCTCTCTCCAAGGTCAGCAGCCCTGGAAGGGAACACACCGCTCCTTTCAGCAGCTCCCGTGGCCACACCCCTGCACATAGGGCtcagccatggtggcagggtgccaggcagaTCCCACAGCTAATGGGCTCCCTAGACTTGGAAGATTTTCCAGTTATAGCAGAGAGATAAACATTTCTGCTTGTCAGTGAAGTTTCCCTATAAGGGCCCATCTGGTGTTGGGTAGGAAGGCTGTTAGGAGCACAAGGGCAGGGCTGGAAATGGGAGCGGACACATTATCTCTTCACCATTCTACTTTCAACCTCAACCACAGGAAACAAGAACCCACAGGCAGTTAGGTCATGTCCATCCAATGTCCTCTTTCTAATGCAAGCACTGATATCGTACTGTTGTTAGATGACTTGGCCGGACCATGATCCTAGGTGTACTTGAGCAGTCTAATTTCTTAGAGTTACATCTCTTGCCAGAAAATGAATATGCTAAGGGAGTCAATCTGGTGTCATTgctgggacaccccccccccccaaaaaaaaaccccttaTGTTTTTATAACATGTTGTTTTCACTGATGTTGATAATTTGCCTTAATATTCCACTTTGTTGAAAATGTGGATGACCAGCAAGCTGCCAGGGTGCCAAAAGAGGAATCAAGATTTCCCACTTACCTTGTTGGTTCACATCCTGTCCATTCAGGTGAAGAGCCTGCAGCTCATGTGGTCCAGACAGCACCAGGGATTTTTGGTTTATGTCCCGGAGCCTGCAGTGCAGCGATTGTAGGGATGCATCACACTCGTAACTGCCATCCCACATGCAGTCAATGGATTCTGAAATGTGGAGCACATGCATTGTTTAGGTACAAAGCGAGCAGGGCAGGCCTGATGAGAGGCATTGGGCTTGTTGGAGGACGCACACAGCTCAAGAAATTGTAACACAGGGGGGAGGAAGTTAGGACGGGAAAGAACATCGGATGTGGCACCTTAAGACATGGGTTCAAGCTTCAGCACTGCTGCTTGCTATGGATGAGCAATAGAGCGACTTAAGTAAAATGGCGATCCAATAATACTGGGCCAACAAGGGCATGAAATGTGCAGGAGATAATGTAAGAGGAAGCACTCCGAGAATGACGGACTGAGTTGCTAATGTGAGTAGTTATTAAGGTCTTATTTTGAGGATAGTTTCAACTAAGAGATGATCAATTTGGTATCTAGgcttctctgtcttcctcccacCGATGGGCCTAATATTGTAAAGGGCAGTGATGAAGGAATGTTCGAAGAGTTTATCTGAACCAAGAATTTGAGGACATGCccggaagcaagatctcaacagactgagaaagTGTTCCAGGAGAATGACAGTTTGGCAGGTCCGTCTGtacacattagaatcaaaggGCCTTTGAAGTTTTCCCTTTTatggtaatttaattttttcctaagGTATTGGTAAGACGGAAGAATGTCCTCTCAGTGcatctgtttctcttctttttctaaatccCATTTCAGTTTTCTACAATCCTTCTTAAGGTGCCCTGGCTTTCTACCATAGAAGCACACTCCTTCCCCTGTTAAGAAGGCCTTTGGTGAGGTCTGGCCTGATTGCTGAGCTGCTGGAGCTATAATTCACAATTTTAGTAGCTTTATCCACCCCCCCCTTTTTGGATAGTTTTAGATAATTGATCATCCAAATTACTATTTTCATATGTTCTAATAGTTAAATCAAGTTCCTTTGTTAATCCATTAGCATCTTGGAGAGGATCAGGGAAATCTCTAGTTAGATTCTTTAATTCTGTTCTAGTCCAAGGAATGTATACCATTGCTAGTTTCCCCTGCCTGCACTGGCTTTCCCTAAAGGGAGCTGCCAGTATTTCTGGTTTCCCCAGTTTATTCTAGTCTTGCTTTCTATTCTCAGTTTCCTCAAGGCCACTAGGgagtggtggtggaggagatgtaggggcaagagaagagagagagagaaaggagggcaaGTCCATGCAAGAAAGCAGAGGATAGAGTGGAGCAGCTTGAGACAAatgccatgtgatttcacttatatgtgaaatctaaaaaacaaaataaatgaacaaacagaaacatagatacagagaacaaactgatggttgccagatggggaggaggttggggtgaTGGGTGAAAAAAGTTAAGGGattaagacatacaaatggccagatATAAAAACAGTgacaggatgtaaagtacagcataggggattggtcaataatattataactaggtatggtgtcagatgggtactagacttatagGGGATCACCACATAAGGTatttaaatgtctaatcactatgctgtacacctgaaactaaaataactttttatgccaggtataattgaaaaataaattttagccctagctggtttggctcagtggatagaacattggcctgtagaccgaagggtcccatgttcaattctgatcaagagcaAATGTCCAGGTTATGAACTCGATCCCtagttggggaggaggggggtggtgccggaggtagctgatcaatgattctttctcatcattgatgtttctatctctctctccctctcccttcctctctgaaatcaataaaaatatattttaaaaaaagaaaaaaaaataaccaaagcaGTCTTTCATGTCCCTGGGTTACCGCACCTTTATCTTATAGTGCTACCTCAAGGGTTTTCTAATaacagctcaaataaagtcagaCCTACGACCTCAAGCAAAAGGAGGCTCAAGATTCTAAGAGGAAACTCACCCAAGATCACCTGATGCGAAGCAGGAAccggtggggctcagtgggcCCCTGCTGGTACCTAGCTCCGGGTCCGGGGTTGCAGGGTGGTTCTGGGTGGGCTTGTTTAGAATCCTGCTGGCTATGCCAGACACATGTTGACAAGAGAACATCCAGTTCTGTAGAAAGCTTTATAAGAGTTTATCTGAGCCCAGATGTTGAGGACATGCCTGAAGCACAATGtcaacaaattgaaaaaaatgctctggagaatagcAGTttttggttgttaatcctcagcggaagatatttttctcattgattttaagaaagcgtggaagggatgggggagaggaagagaggagagagatcaatgtgagagagacacatggatcggttgcttcctgcacatccccccaaCTGAggttggggatcgaacctgcaacccaggtacatgcccttgactgggaattgaacccacaaccctctgGTTTGCATGCTGatactctaactactgagccacaatggccagggcaggGGTAGTTTTGCAACTTATTTTATGCAGTAGAATCAAAGGAGATAACGCAGGGAGGATTACATTGGTGGTAGATGTAGGGGGCAGGAGAAAGAAGAACAGGGATATCTTTGGGATtagataaaaacaaaatggagAGACACACACTTCCTTTACCTTGGTGGCTAAGGGACAGTTAATTACTATTTGCAGCACATAGAGACATAGAGATGGTATGTGGGAACAAGAGGACAATAAGGGGGTCTGTGGTCTCCTGCTTTGGTGTCTATAGTTGTGCCCCTCGGGCATAAGGAAAGAAAAtcactctgacatttcaaaagtGTGCTCTCCTGAGAAGCgtaagaacaatggacagggctccTTAAGGCAAAGAGTGACATTTGCTAAGGAAGCTACAAGCTTGGGACTTTATGGCCCACATGGCCGCCCAGTTAGCAATTTGTAACCAGACCATCCTGGGCGGTTCCTCTGGGTCACCAAGCTTTCCAGGCCTGCATGTGGCCTCCTGAGCTTCTCGGGTCTGCTATGTCGCCCTGTTCATTCACCAGGGTTTCAGCTCCGGGGGAGTTTAATTGATCGCTGTGTTATGGACACAGAGAAGGAAGTGAGCAGAGATCTGTCTGCCCTCAGCGCTCAGAAGTACCTTCtttaaagatgaagaagaagaggcTCCGCAGGTCGTCATCCTGGAAGTCCTGTGGGCAGACCATGGGCACTTTCCTCAGCTTCTCCACGGCAACGATGACCGACACGGCCCGCCTGAAGCTGGAGTTGTAGAGCTGGTGGGAGACTTTCAGCTGGATGCCCCCATCTCCCAGAGGGCTGAGGTCCAGGTCTTGGAAGGAGCACTGTGGGAAGACCAGGGAAGGGAGCTTGTTGAGGTGGCCGGGCCCGAGAACCGAGTTGTCATCAGAGGGGTGGGAGGACCCTGAGGTATAACCGAGCTTCTATGGAAAGACTCGCATCTCTCTAAAGTCCAGAGAGGCTAGGTGGCCTACCCTAGGGCACGTGGCAGGTTAGAGGCCAGAATGTGGGCTTTTTGATGCCAATTGTGGCATTCTTTTTGAATAAATCCTGTTCGCACCTTGTGTATCTTTTGTACAGCTGCTCCACTAACCATAAGTTTCTACCTTTTTACATGTTATACCTTTTTGAATCCCTAATCCTCTAACActatgcatttaaatttttatgtcaGTGGTGATTATAATATTTTCTATACATCTATGCTCATTCagcaaatttttaattattattttccagaATGCTGTTTCATAAGCATTCTGCAAATACATTAAAAGTGGTTGCTATTTGTAAAGTGTGTTACCACTTTGCTGTTATTGGAGAAACTGTGTAACTGTAATAAGGTTTACCAAGGTTGTCCTAAGGTTTAAAAGCTTGAGAGACAGTGGAGAGACCTTTAATGGCACAGAGGAATGCTGACTGTGCGACCTGTGACTGACAGTCAGGTGGCTGGGAGAGGCAAAGGGCCAGAGGGAGAAGCCACACCCCACTCTGGGCTGGACTGAACCAGTTAGACTGGTTTCCAAACATTTCAGGTGAGACCCAAAACGGTCAAATGACTTGTCTAAGATCAAACAGCAAGTGAGTGATTGTCTTTCAACTCCCAATTCATCATTTTGGTTACATCATCTACATCTTGTCATTAACTCTGCGCCAGGGAGCAAAAAACTCTTCCACCTCAAAGCGGGGCAGACATGTTAACTCTCAAGGTTatctcctctgggtctcagaactTGGCTCCAGGGAGTATGCAGGCTGAGGCCCTCTCCCAAAAGGAGAATCAAATTTATGTTGACCCCCTTGAAGCCTTGGCTGTCTTTCTGCCATTACACAGCAAACCTATCACCTCTGCCGTGCCCCTGGCCCTCTGTAAGCATGGCGCCATCACCAAGCCTTAGTGAGCGAGGGTGTGGTGTGAGAGCCACTCAATGGCCAGGTCAGCATGGCCTGCACCGGTCTCACTGGAAGACGTGACAGTCATCCTATCACAAAATGCCACAGGGTCAAGGTGTCCCAGACTCTTTTCCTTGAGCCTTTCCTAGCTCAAAGCCCCTCCATGGGTTGGATCTAAGCTCCTGGTCTTACCTTAGTCTGTTGCGGGCCATCAGCCTCAAAGAACAGGTCATTCTCATTGTCACTGTAATAAAGTCAGAGGCACTGCTCAATTATGTCTCCCAGACAAGTTTATTCTTCCTTCCTGCAAACAGTCATTCCTGTTCATAGGGAACTACAAGCAGCATGCCCCTTACGGCTGCTGGAAGCTGGCAAGTCCCGTGGGGATATGCATGGGACCCCCAGGTGGCAGGACAGGCGTGGGTGctccctgagggatcctggggCCTAATGTCCAGGCCCTAAAATCTGAGCCTTGCCTCCCATTGAAGCCGGACTTCACCCTGTGCTGCCCGCCTGGCATCTTCTCTGCCCTCCTGCCGCCTGCAGGAAGCTCAGCAACAGCACCGGGGTGCCCGTGGGCCCCAAGGCCGGGCTTGTTGGGGGAAATCAGCATTTAAACCAGGCTAGCTGAAACCCTGCTTGCCACTGAAGGGCGCAGAGTGGGGACAAAGCTGGTCTCCACACACAGACAACACTGCACTCTTGAACGAGGAGCCCTGCTCCCCGACTGGTCTCAGTCTCCCCACTGACCTGTAGTAAGCCATCACTTCATTGGCGAGTTCAGGCACTGCTGCCATGGCTGCTTCAGAAACCTGTGTGAAGAGGGGAAAAATGAGAGGCACGTGCCATGCCCCACCTGCAGGTGAGTTTCCCTCAGCACTGAGTACATGAACAGCAGGCAAGGAAACAATCTTCGAATGAACGAACAGATGTATGAAAGAACCTCCCTTTGGGCCCAGAGGGAAACATTTGCTAAACCAAACCCGAATCAGGAGCGCATCTGTTGGGAGCAGGGGCTTTGACCCTGACCTCTCAGGGGTCAGCTGCTATAAGCAGTGGTCATTTCCAGAACACTTCACAAATCATAGCATAACCGTACGCCTGGCATTTGTGCAAATAAAcccagccctcaggcattgagggagagaaggagggaaggagaaagacagaagcagagagacagagagaccccTTAGGACCTGATCATAAAAGAGTTGGTTGAAGTCATACCCGAGCAATGAAGACTGGCGGAGAGAACAGAGTTCTGGACTAGCCCGTGTCGCCTCGGAGAGGAATGCCACCTGCCAAATTCTCTCTCAGTTTTATGGCCTTCAGAAGCAGAAGTGAAGAGAAATTTCCGAGCTGAGAAATTTCCCCTTTGGTTAACTGGTGTCACAACCAAGTTTAAAAAAGAGGATGATGGTAACTTCTGGGAGAAGGCAAACTGAACGAATTCTTTAGTACATGGAAGGGCAAGTGGCCATGACCTGAGACACATAAGCACACGTGTCCTCATGCAAATAAACATTGTCTTCTACAACCATTATGCAGACCATGTCACTATTATTGTGGGATTTTCCTAGGTTAGAGAATGTTTTAATTGGAATTTTGGTAGGTATTGcgatgaatctatagattgctttgggtagagTGAATATGTTAAGaacattaattcttccaatccatgaacataggatatctttccatttctttgtgtctttttcaattcctctcatcaatgtctcATAGTTTTCAGGGTACACATCTTTCCCTTTCTTGGCTAAATTTAcccctattttattatttttggtgcTATTGTTAGTGGGATtgctttctttacttctctttcatatattttgttgttaGGATACAGAAGTGCACCAGACCCCAGTGCAGTGCCTGCCTCGGGTCAGCCCTCACATTTTAGAATATGAATGAGTAGCTGGCTCACAATCGGTGCATGGAGTCTAGGAACAGGGCCTTCCCGACCCGCTTTGGCCCATTGCACGCATCACAGCACTGAATTGAAACCTTGCACACTCATGTGGTACCGCAGGAGGCTGCGAATCTTTTGAAGCTGGGTCTACCACACTGCCTGGTATGTGAACTCAGACAGTGAATGTGTGCTGCCTGAGTGCATGAGCGGGAAATTTGACAGTGTTTTCTCTCAAATAAGCGTGTGCCTACAATGTGCCAGCTGCTGTGCTTGCTCTGCACTGTCCAAGGGAGAGGGCCTCTGACTTGCAGGCAGGAGAGCCAGGGATTCTACTGCAGGGCAAGGGCAGCCCAGTGGGCATACTTGCCAAGCAGCCTttggttccttttttaaaaataactattgttgagagtattacagatgtgccccaTTCCCTcccacctaccccccccccccccaccatttgCCCCCTTCTACCCAGCTCCTGCTCTACCCCAGGCCTTctctgcactattgtctgtgttatgcatataggcatataaattctttggttaatctcttcctatctCCTCCCCtgttctctctgagattcatcagtctgttccaggcttccatgcctctggttctattttgtttgtcaggttagtttggtcattagattccacatgtaagtgagaacatgtgatatttgtctttctctgactggcttatttcgcttagcataatactcgccaggtctctccatgctgtctcaaagggtaagatttccttcttttttagacctgcttagtattccattatgtaaatgtaccacagctttttatccactcatctactgatgggcacttgggctgtttccaggtcttagctattgtaccAAGCAGCCTTTTGACTCTTAGCTTGGCTCCTAGTGCCTTTATATCAGGAAGGCAGACACACAAATTCCATCTTTGGTAAGTTACATATTTCACGGGAATCTAAAAGTTGTATATTCAATGCATCAATTTCTTGTGAGTTTCATAAGCAGTAGCCTGTTCCCAACTCTGAGCCCTCATGAAATTGGGTGTCTGGTTCTGCAGACACCCCAGAGGCCTCATCTAGGGAGCCTGGTGAACTCTTGTTTTGCCTCCATAGTATCCACTCTACAAAGTAACCACGCGTCCCCAAGTCTCACTGATGGAACCACCCCCTCCCTCAGAGTCTTTGTGTTGGAGTCAGCAGGATCTGTTGGTCTGGAAGCTCTGTGGGCTCTCCTGACAGAGAACACGAGATGCTCTCAATCTGTAGATGTGATTAGAAGCTGAATGAAGGATGAGAGCCAGTGACAGGAAGTGAGGTATGCTAGGGACTGGAGCACCATGTTTGGGCTTGCAATAGAGGTAGGAAGCTCGAATCTACTTCTCCATCTCCTGGTGTCGAGGATATATGAGTCTCATTCTTCCTGCTCCAGGGGAATTTTGGAGTGATGGGGCAATGACCCTTGACGTTGTTATATACAGTAGTCTCTACGTCTCATCCCGGCCTTGTAGCCTGCATGCAAAACCTGGCAGCCTCCTGTCCCTCTCAGGAAGTGAAACATCTTATGTCATGCAAGCAGCTTGCATAATACACGTATTAAACGCTGCCTCTCCAAGGAGATCATGCAGGTCATAGCACTTCCTTCTCATCCCCAGGGCAGAGAGCATCTCACTACAGAGACAGTTGCCCTGGGTCAGGGCTGGGAGAGCGACGATAATGTAGAAGGTGATGCAAACCCCAGGAAACAAACCCGGCAGAAgtggggggccaggggagggggggacgggCAATGTCAAGAGTTCCAGCTTTGGGGGAATTCTTCAGCTCTTGCATCTCTCAAGCCCTTGTCAGATGCAAGTTATCCTCTACTCTGGCAGTCCCTTCCTCCAATAGAGAAGAGTGGCATTTGTCCA
This window harbors:
- the IL1B gene encoding interleukin-1 beta, which produces MAAVPELANEVMAYYSDNENDLFFEADGPQQTKCSFQDLDLSPLGDGGIQLKVSHQLYNSSFRRAVSVIVAVEKLRKVPMVCPQDFQDDDLRSLFFFIFKEESIDCMWDGSYECDASLQSLHCRLRDINQKSLVLSGPHELQALHLNGQDVNQQVVFCMSFVPGDENIDKIPVALGIKEKNLYLSCVVKDKKPTLQLETFDPHGLSKKKIDRRFIFHKKEIRDKVEFESAMYPNWYISTSQADQTPVFLGSTKGGQDITDFTMEILTH